In Nostoc edaphicum CCNP1411, a genomic segment contains:
- a CDS encoding GNAT family N-acetyltransferase: MNKNVSLTSFPRLETERLFLRQETPEDAPAVFTVFSDPKVTQFHDLDTFTKLEEAFGVIEHRTKRFEIGRGIRWGIAPVQDNTLIGSCGFTWDTQAMSADIGYELASAYWRQGFMTEALQAILQFGFSKCGLQFVTAEVMLNNIASKKLLLKLGFQSRGVLKQHGFWKGQHHDLEQFVLARN; encoded by the coding sequence ATGAACAAAAATGTCTCATTGACCTCTTTTCCAAGGTTAGAGACAGAGCGTCTGTTTTTGCGTCAAGAAACCCCAGAAGATGCTCCTGCTGTTTTTACAGTGTTTTCTGACCCAAAAGTGACTCAATTTCATGACCTTGATACCTTCACGAAACTTGAAGAGGCATTTGGTGTTATTGAGCACCGGACAAAAAGATTTGAAATCGGGCGTGGAATCCGATGGGGAATTGCGCCTGTGCAAGACAACACCTTAATTGGTTCCTGTGGTTTTACATGGGACACACAAGCAATGAGTGCTGATATAGGTTATGAGCTTGCCAGTGCTTATTGGAGGCAAGGGTTTATGACAGAGGCATTACAAGCTATTCTGCAATTCGGGTTTTCTAAGTGTGGCTTGCAATTTGTTACTGCTGAAGTAATGTTGAATAACATCGCTTCCAAAAAACTATTACTCAAATTAGGATTCCAAAGTAGGGGTGTACTGAAACAGCATGGATTTTGGAAAGGGCAGCATCATGACTTAGAGCAATTTGTACTAGCTCGAAATTGA
- a CDS encoding SDR family oxidoreductase yields the protein MSFANKTIVLTGASAGIGRKLAISLAQQDANLVLAARNQEELEQTLTACTNHTQKVIAVPTDVTHAVACQQLVERAIGVFGQIDILINNAGIGMLTCFDEVTDLSVFERVMQVNYLGAVYCTHYALPYLKTSRGLLVAISSICGKTGVPTRTGYVASKHAMQGFFDTLRIELHSTGVDVLVVSPGFVATDIRQRALGADGKPLGKSPRDETQGNMSVDECVHQIIWAMERRKREHIMTLKGKVLPWAKLIMPGLVDRITAATVRKPTATQK from the coding sequence ATGAGCTTTGCTAATAAAACTATTGTTCTCACAGGTGCATCAGCAGGAATTGGGCGAAAGCTGGCAATCTCGTTAGCCCAACAAGATGCAAATTTAGTCTTGGCGGCTCGTAATCAAGAAGAATTAGAACAGACACTGACTGCTTGTACAAATCATACACAGAAGGTGATTGCAGTACCTACAGACGTAACTCATGCCGTTGCTTGCCAGCAGTTGGTAGAGAGAGCGATTGGCGTGTTTGGGCAGATTGATATTTTGATCAACAATGCCGGAATTGGAATGCTGACGTGCTTTGATGAAGTCACAGATTTGTCCGTTTTTGAGCGGGTAATGCAGGTCAACTATTTAGGTGCAGTCTATTGTACTCATTATGCCCTACCCTACCTAAAAACTAGTCGAGGACTATTAGTGGCGATTTCTTCAATTTGTGGCAAAACAGGTGTACCGACTCGTACAGGTTACGTTGCCAGTAAACACGCCATGCAAGGCTTCTTTGATACATTACGGATAGAATTGCACTCAACAGGAGTAGATGTATTGGTTGTTTCACCAGGGTTTGTCGCCACAGATATTCGGCAACGAGCGTTGGGAGCAGATGGAAAACCATTAGGCAAAAGTCCGCGTGATGAAACGCAAGGCAATATGTCAGTAGATGAGTGTGTACATCAAATTATCTGGGCGATGGAGCGGCGTAAAAGAGAACACATCATGACGTTGAAAGGTAAAGTACTCCCTTGGGCAAAGCTAATTATGCCAGGATTGGTTGATCGTATAACTGCTGCGACTGTTCGCAAGCCAACTGCTACCCAGAAGTAA
- a CDS encoding ABC transporter ATP-binding protein has protein sequence MKSNLHTLTVLQRIFYYFQPYRFQWLIAVIALLSVHVVEAVIPIYLKVGIDLISKQDENILLPTLAILSLTVVRFAILHFGRRKNALISIYISYDLRQAFYAHLQRLGRGFYANYHLGDLIARATNDMESIRRFFRSGVHRLVSLIGVMFIAPIFMLQQSPQLTLLLLPLLVVIVINGWYLAGRILLASAAVQAGFGKLTETVQQNLKGIRTIQSHAQEEREINHFTGVSNCYALAHQKLINLNAILTASIVLGSGLMTLIVVGVGGKQVLAGQISVGTLTAFIFYLAMILGVIKESSFVMYALLNAITAATRVFEIMDEKPEIEDVPTGLSVQPINGEIAVENLLYSYPVSSGLPSRLVLEQISLSISPGEMIAIIGRVGSGKSTLLRLLARQLEPNSGQIKLDGQDLKDVPLNHLRQNLSFVPQDAFLFAAPISENISFDKPDRPPESIWQAARYAQLEATINKFSAGLSTLIGERGVTLSGGQKQRTSLARGLIRQTPILLLDDCFSALDTKTEALVLSQLRAIRNGLTTVLVSHRLLATRYVDRIYVLEQGRIVEAGSHNELIVQDGYYAKLVSMQDEA, from the coding sequence TCAAATTTACATACTTTAACTGTGTTACAGCGAATTTTTTACTACTTCCAACCTTATCGTTTCCAGTGGTTAATAGCAGTAATAGCTCTTCTGAGTGTTCACGTTGTTGAGGCTGTCATTCCGATCTATTTAAAAGTCGGTATTGATTTGATTTCAAAACAGGATGAAAATATTTTATTACCGACTCTGGCGATACTTAGTTTGACAGTTGTGCGCTTTGCTATCCTGCACTTTGGTCGTCGCAAAAATGCACTGATTTCAATTTACATATCTTATGATTTACGGCAAGCATTCTATGCACACTTGCAAAGGCTTGGTCGTGGCTTCTATGCAAACTATCATTTGGGTGACTTGATTGCACGAGCGACTAATGACATGGAATCCATTCGTCGCTTTTTCCGGTCTGGTGTGCATCGACTGGTGAGCCTTATTGGTGTGATGTTTATTGCCCCAATTTTTATGTTACAACAGTCGCCCCAGTTAACATTGTTGCTCCTGCCTTTGCTAGTAGTAATAGTTATTAATGGCTGGTATTTAGCTGGGCGTATTTTGTTGGCATCAGCAGCGGTACAAGCGGGTTTTGGTAAGTTGACAGAAACAGTGCAGCAAAACCTCAAGGGTATTCGTACCATTCAGTCTCATGCCCAGGAAGAGCGTGAGATTAACCATTTTACAGGCGTGTCAAATTGTTATGCGCTAGCTCATCAAAAGTTGATCAATTTGAACGCTATTCTCACTGCCTCCATTGTGCTGGGTAGTGGTCTGATGACCTTAATTGTTGTTGGCGTGGGTGGTAAGCAAGTCTTGGCTGGGCAAATCAGTGTTGGCACGCTGACAGCTTTCATCTTTTATTTGGCAATGATTTTGGGGGTGATCAAGGAAAGCAGTTTTGTTATGTATGCTTTACTCAATGCCATTACTGCTGCAACCAGAGTATTTGAGATTATGGATGAAAAGCCAGAGATTGAAGATGTTCCAACAGGCTTATCAGTTCAGCCTATCAATGGCGAAATTGCAGTTGAAAATCTATTGTATAGTTACCCAGTTAGTTCTGGGCTGCCATCGCGTCTGGTTCTAGAACAGATATCCCTGAGTATCAGCCCTGGCGAAATGATTGCCATCATCGGTCGTGTCGGCTCTGGCAAATCTACCTTGTTACGACTGCTGGCCAGGCAATTGGAGCCTAATAGTGGACAAATCAAATTGGATGGGCAAGATTTAAAAGACGTTCCACTGAATCACTTGCGTCAGAATCTGTCATTTGTACCCCAAGATGCTTTCTTATTTGCAGCACCAATTTCAGAAAATATTTCATTCGATAAGCCAGATCGACCACCCGAATCTATTTGGCAGGCTGCTCGATATGCACAGCTTGAAGCAACAATTAACAAATTTAGTGCAGGTTTATCCACATTAATTGGTGAGCGTGGGGTAACTTTATCAGGTGGGCAGAAACAAAGAACCAGCCTAGCTCGTGGGCTGATTCGCCAGACCCCCATCTTGCTGTTAGACGATTGTTTTTCTGCATTAGATACTAAAACTGAGGCTTTAGTTCTATCGCAATTGCGAGCGATCAGGAATGGACTTACTACAGTATTAGTTTCTCACCGTTTGTTGGCGACACGTTATGTAGATAGGATATACGTACTTGAGCAAGGGCGTATCGTGGAAGCTGGCAGCCATAACGAACTAATTGTCCAGGATGGTTATTACGCCAAGCTAGTTAGTATGCAAGACGAAGCTTGA